Proteins encoded in a region of the Gammaproteobacteria bacterium genome:
- a CDS encoding peptidylprolyl isomerase: MADKNPEVKFVTNQGDIVLELYPDKAPITVKNFLHYVNGGFYNGTIFHRVIKGFMIQGGGFTTDMEQKPTEAPIKNEADNGLKNDVGTIAMARTPDPDSATAQFFINVKDNDFLNYTAPTPQGWGYCVFGKVVQGMDVVHKIEDVATTTRSFHQDVPVDPVVIESATELK, from the coding sequence ATGGCTGACAAAAATCCCGAAGTGAAATTCGTCACCAATCAAGGCGACATCGTTCTGGAACTCTATCCGGACAAGGCGCCGATCACCGTGAAGAACTTCCTGCATTATGTGAACGGTGGTTTCTACAACGGCACCATCTTTCACCGCGTGATCAAGGGTTTCATGATCCAGGGCGGCGGTTTCACCACGGATATGGAACAGAAACCCACCGAGGCGCCGATCAAGAACGAGGCTGACAACGGATTGAAGAACGACGTCGGCACCATCGCCATGGCGCGCACCCCGGACCCCGATTCCGCGACCGCCCAGTTCTTCATCAACGTGAAGGACAACGACTTCCTGAACTACACCGCACCGACCCCGCAGGGCTGGGGTTATTGCGTCTTCGGCAAGGTGGTCCAGGGTATGGACGTGGTGCACAAGATCGAGGACGTAGCCACCACGACGCGCAGCTTCCATCAGGACGTGCCGGTCGATCCGGTCGTGATCGAAAGCGCCACCGAACTGAAGTAA
- the lpxH gene encoding UDP-2,3-diacylglucosamine diphosphatase produces MGGETLFISDLHLDGSRPRIIDLCERFLLERAARADALYVLGDLFEYWVGDDDPAEDMQRVIRALRSITDQGVATFFVHGNRDFLIGAEFSARSGVTLLPELSVIDLYGQPTLILHGDTLCTDDTAYQELRVMLRNPAWQQQFLALPLSERHAQARALRDQSKEAVSDKAEAIMDVNQQTVEQTLLEHGVRHMIHGHTHRPAIHDFTLADKPAQRIVLGDWYDQGSVLSCTPQGPTLETL; encoded by the coding sequence ATGGGCGGCGAGACCCTGTTCATTTCCGATCTGCATCTGGACGGGTCTCGCCCCCGCATCATCGACCTGTGCGAGCGGTTCCTGCTCGAGCGCGCGGCCCGGGCGGACGCACTGTACGTGCTCGGGGACCTGTTCGAATACTGGGTGGGCGACGACGATCCCGCCGAGGACATGCAGCGCGTCATCCGGGCCTTGCGCAGCATCACCGACCAGGGCGTCGCGACCTTTTTCGTACACGGCAACCGGGATTTCCTGATCGGGGCCGAGTTCTCCGCCAGATCGGGCGTCACCCTGCTCCCGGAACTTTCGGTAATCGATCTCTACGGCCAGCCGACGCTGATCCTGCACGGCGATACGCTGTGTACCGACGACACGGCGTACCAGGAACTGCGCGTCATGTTGAGGAATCCCGCCTGGCAGCAGCAGTTTCTTGCCCTGCCGCTCAGCGAGCGCCACGCTCAGGCCCGCGCCCTGCGCGATCAGAGCAAGGAAGCCGTCAGCGACAAGGCCGAAGCCATCATGGACGTCAATCAGCAGACGGTCGAACAGACACTGCTCGAGCATGGCGTACGTCACATGATCCACGGCCACACGCACCGTCCCGCCATTCACGACTTCACCCTTGCCGACAAACCGGCTCAACGCATCGTATTGGGTGACTGGTACGACCAGGGCAGCGTGTTGTCCTGCACCCCGCAGGGACCGACCCTGGAAACGCTGTAG